The Actinomadura sp. WMMB 499 genome includes a window with the following:
- a CDS encoding MFS transporter: MTTAHVRPTLTAEIAARVERLPMSRWHVKVRLLIGIVTFFDAFDQLLIAYVLPVIRDEWNMSSFQSTFAITSGAIGLLVGALLSGWIADRIGRVPTIVVTLLVYALAGIALALAPSLEFFLVMRFIQGVGIGGQVPVAATYIGEITKAAKRGRFVLMYELIFPIGLATAAIVATFVVPAFGWRWLFAIGALPLLLVPFLATMVPESPRWLAGRGQRERAEETMARIERDVERATGEPLPPADIADVKADTLRAGEGRGGIRELFAGRYARRTLTLWVLWFSAYFVLYGMNSWMPTIYHTVYDVPLDDSLKYSVVPLVAGIIGCLVVALTIDRFGRRPTLATVMITGGLVLGLLGALGATSVTQVFVLISLAAVFINGANLSLYLYTPELYPTRSRALGVSLGGVWNRVGVISGPILIGFIYVDGTAPVFVMLGAVAIAGGLVAALFAQETARRTLEEISP; this comes from the coding sequence ATGACGACAGCCCACGTCAGACCGACGCTGACCGCGGAGATAGCCGCGCGCGTCGAGCGATTGCCCATGTCCCGCTGGCACGTGAAGGTCCGCCTGCTGATCGGCATCGTGACCTTCTTCGACGCCTTCGACCAGTTGCTCATCGCGTACGTCCTGCCGGTGATCAGGGACGAGTGGAACATGAGCTCGTTCCAGTCGACCTTCGCGATCACCTCGGGCGCGATCGGGCTGCTCGTGGGCGCCCTGCTGTCCGGCTGGATCGCCGACCGGATCGGCCGCGTCCCGACGATCGTGGTCACGCTGCTGGTGTACGCGCTCGCCGGCATCGCGCTCGCCCTGGCGCCGTCACTGGAGTTCTTCCTCGTGATGCGGTTCATCCAGGGCGTCGGGATCGGCGGCCAGGTGCCGGTCGCCGCCACCTACATCGGCGAGATCACCAAGGCCGCCAAGCGCGGCCGGTTCGTGCTCATGTACGAGCTGATCTTCCCGATCGGGCTCGCCACCGCCGCGATCGTCGCGACGTTCGTCGTGCCCGCGTTCGGCTGGCGCTGGCTGTTCGCGATCGGCGCGCTCCCGCTGCTGCTCGTCCCGTTCCTGGCCACGATGGTCCCCGAGTCGCCCCGCTGGCTCGCCGGCCGCGGGCAGCGCGAGCGCGCCGAGGAGACGATGGCCCGCATCGAGCGCGACGTGGAACGTGCCACCGGCGAGCCCCTGCCGCCCGCCGACATCGCCGACGTCAAGGCCGACACCCTGCGCGCGGGCGAGGGGCGCGGCGGGATCCGCGAGCTGTTCGCCGGACGGTACGCGCGCCGAACCCTCACCCTGTGGGTGCTGTGGTTCAGCGCGTACTTCGTCCTGTACGGCATGAACTCCTGGATGCCGACGATCTACCACACGGTCTACGACGTCCCGCTGGACGACTCGCTCAAGTACAGCGTCGTGCCCCTGGTCGCGGGCATCATCGGCTGCCTGGTCGTGGCGCTGACGATCGACAGGTTCGGCCGCCGCCCGACCCTCGCGACCGTCATGATCACGGGCGGGCTGGTGCTCGGGCTGCTCGGCGCGCTCGGCGCGACGAGCGTCACCCAGGTCTTCGTGCTGATCAGCCTCGCCGCGGTCTTCATCAACGGGGCGAACCTGAGCCTCTACCTGTACACCCCCGAGCTGTACCCGACGCGGAGCCGCGCGCTCGGCGTCAGCCTCGGCGGCGTCTGGAACCGCGTCGGCGTCATCTCCGGACCGATCCTGATCGGGTTCATCTACGTGGACGGGACGGCCCCGGTGTTCGTGATGCTCGGCGCCGTCGCGATCGCGGGCGGCCTCGTCGCGGCCCTGTTCGCGCAGGAGACCGCGCGGCGCACGCTGGAGGAGATCTCCCCCTGA